A genome region from Arachis duranensis cultivar V14167 chromosome 8, aradu.V14167.gnm2.J7QH, whole genome shotgun sequence includes the following:
- the LOC107461028 gene encoding phosphoglycerate mutase-like protein 1 isoform X1 (The sequence of the model RefSeq protein was modified relative to this genomic sequence to represent the inferred CDS: added 41 bases not found in genome assembly) — MPVVITHDPILLNSAFVPTPISQHRPAIFPPSQRSPPRILRFSPRSDMDAAASQGLYPLHRCKTLHLVRHAQGFHNVEGDKNPDAYLSYDLFDANLTPLGWSQVDNLRKHVKTSDVSKGIELVIVSPLLRTMQTAVGVFGGEAYTDGITAPPLMNDNVGDSGRPAISSLNCPPFIAVEQCREHLGVHPCDKRRSITEYRNMFPAIDFSLIESDEDILWKPDIRETNEEVVARGLKFFEWLWKRKEKEIAVVSHSGFLFHALSSFGNDCHPTIKSEICTHYANCELRSVVIIDRGMIGSDNPTTNYPGKIPAGLDLPSDIADEKLSGNGEAN; from the exons ATGCCCGTTGTTATTACGCATGATCCTATTTTGTTGAATTCCGCTTTTGTCCCCACTCCCATTTCACAGCATCGCCCTGCAATTTTTCCACCATCGCAACGTTCTCCTCCTCGCATTCTTCGCTTCTCTCCTCGCTCag ATATGGATGCTGCTGCAAGTCAAGGTCTTTATCCATTGCACCGTTGTAAAACTCTTCACCTG GTTAGACATGCGCAAGGCTTTCACAATGTAGAAGGAGACAAGAATCCTGATGCATACTTGTCTTATGATCTTTTTGATGCAAACCTAACCCCTCTTGGCTGGAGCCAG GTTGACAATCTGCGAAAGCATGTTAAGACAAGCGATGTTTCTAAAGGAATCGAACTAGTCATTGTTTCCCCCTTGTTAAG GACCATGCAAACAGCAGTTGGGGTTTTTGGTGGTGAAGCATACACTGATGGGATTACTGCGCCTCCTCTGATGAATGATAATGTTGGAGATAGTGGTCGTCCTGCAATTTCTAGTTTGAATTGCCCACCATTTATAGCAGTAGAGCAGTGCCGAGAGCATTTG GGAGTTCATCCTTGCGATAAGAGAAGAAGCATCACTGAGTATCGGAATATGTTTCCAGCTATTGATTTTTCACTG ATAGAAAGTGATGAGGACATTTTGTGGAAACCTGACATTAGAGAGACGAATGAAGAAGTTGTTGCCAGGGGACTGAAGTTTTTTGAATG GTTGTGGAAGCGTAAAGAGAAAGAGATAGCTGTTGTTTCTCACAGCGGTTTTCTGTTTCATGCCCTAAGTTCTTTTGGAAATGATTGCCATCCAACTATAAAGAGTGAAATCTGCACACA CTATGCAAATTGCGAACTACGTTCTGTTGTTATCATTGATAGAGG CATGATTGGCTCAGATAACCCAACTACCAACTATCCT TGATGAGAAACTTTCAGGGAATGGGGAAGCGAATTAA
- the LOC107461028 gene encoding phosphoglycerate mutase-like protein 1 isoform X2 (The sequence of the model RefSeq protein was modified relative to this genomic sequence to represent the inferred CDS: added 41 bases not found in genome assembly), whose protein sequence is MDAAASQGLYPLHRCKTLHLVRHAQGFHNVEGDKNPDAYLSYDLFDANLTPLGWSQVDNLRKHVKTSDVSKGIELVIVSPLLRTMQTAVGVFGGEAYTDGITAPPLMNDNVGDSGRPAISSLNCPPFIAVEQCREHLGVHPCDKRRSITEYRNMFPAIDFSLIESDEDILWKPDIRETNEEVVARGLKFFEWLWKRKEKEIAVVSHSGFLFHALSSFGNDCHPTIKSEICTHYANCELRSVVIIDRGMIGSDNPTTNYPGKIPAGLDLPSDIADEKLSGNGEAN, encoded by the exons ATGGATGCTGCTGCAAGTCAAGGTCTTTATCCATTGCACCGTTGTAAAACTCTTCACCTG GTTAGACATGCGCAAGGCTTTCACAATGTAGAAGGAGACAAGAATCCTGATGCATACTTGTCTTATGATCTTTTTGATGCAAACCTAACCCCTCTTGGCTGGAGCCAG GTTGACAATCTGCGAAAGCATGTTAAGACAAGCGATGTTTCTAAAGGAATCGAACTAGTCATTGTTTCCCCCTTGTTAAG GACCATGCAAACAGCAGTTGGGGTTTTTGGTGGTGAAGCATACACTGATGGGATTACTGCGCCTCCTCTGATGAATGATAATGTTGGAGATAGTGGTCGTCCTGCAATTTCTAGTTTGAATTGCCCACCATTTATAGCAGTAGAGCAGTGCCGAGAGCATTTG GGAGTTCATCCTTGCGATAAGAGAAGAAGCATCACTGAGTATCGGAATATGTTTCCAGCTATTGATTTTTCACTG ATAGAAAGTGATGAGGACATTTTGTGGAAACCTGACATTAGAGAGACGAATGAAGAAGTTGTTGCCAGGGGACTGAAGTTTTTTGAATG GTTGTGGAAGCGTAAAGAGAAAGAGATAGCTGTTGTTTCTCACAGCGGTTTTCTGTTTCATGCCCTAAGTTCTTTTGGAAATGATTGCCATCCAACTATAAAGAGTGAAATCTGCACACA CTATGCAAATTGCGAACTACGTTCTGTTGTTATCATTGATAGAGG CATGATTGGCTCAGATAACCCAACTACCAACTATCCT TGATGAGAAACTTTCAGGGAATGGGGAAGCGAATTAA
- the LOC107461057 gene encoding U3 small nucleolar RNA-associated protein 18 homolog, with protein sequence MSLISQNARTKAKKTQREEDIKEPPNHEEVEDGKDSDDEALKAKKRKREQSEMQQVREMKKLESFLFGSLYSPVEFGKEDNEVEIGDKKSSDLFFTDRSANNVLSVYKEDADISEESDDDRAAVQRKPVWVDDEEEKATINIANVNRLRKLRKEEDEDLISGSEYVSRLRAQHVKLNPGTDWAQIDSRSKIDRSSDDESDEENEAALNQGNKDMDDILRTNEDLVVKSSSKLLPGHVEYSKLVDANIQDPSNGPINSVQFHRNAQLLLATGLDRKLRFFQIDGKRNTKIQSIFLEDCPIRKASFLPDGSQVILSGRRKFFYSFDLVKAKVDKVGPLVGREEKSLENFEVSPDSKLVAFVGNEGYILLVSTKTKQLVSTLKMNGTVRSLAFAEDGQQLLSGGGDGQVYHWDLRTMTCMHKGVDEGCINSTALSTSPGGKLFAAGSDSGIVNIYNREEFLGGKRKPIKTIENLTTKVDFMKFNHDSQILAICSGMKKSSLKLIHIPSYTVFSNWPPPNASLSYPRCHDFSPGGGFMAVGNSAGKVLLYKLHHYQHA encoded by the coding sequence ATGAGTCTGATATCTCAAAATGCTCGCACTAAAGCTAAGAAGACCCAAAGGGAGGAGGACATCAAAGAACCTCCCAATCATGAAGAGGTTGAGGATGGGAAAGATTCTGATGATGAAGCTCTGAAGGCAAAGAAGAGGAAGCGAGAACAGTCAGAAATGCAACAAGTGAGAGAAATGAAAAAGCTGGAAAGCTTTTTGTTTGGCTCTCTGTATTCCCCTGTTGAATTTGGAAAGGAGGATAATGAAGTAGAAATTGGGGATAAAAAGAGCTCGGATTTGTTTTTTACTGACCGTTCTGCAAATAATGTGCTTTCTGTTTATAAGGAAGATGCTGACATTTCAGAGGAAAGTGATGATGACAGGGCTGCCGTGCAGAGAAAACCTGTGTGGgtggatgatgaagaagaaaaggccaCTATTAACATAGCAAATGTTAACAGGTTAAGGAAGTtgaggaaggaagaggatgaggaTTTGATTTCTGGGTCAGAGTATGTGTCAAGATTGAGGGCTCAGCATGTAAAGCTGAACCCAGGAACTGATTGGGCACAGATTGATTCGAGGTCCAAAATAGATAGATCTTCTGATGATGAGTCAGATGAAGAAAATGAAGCTGCATTGAACCAAGGTAACAAGGATATGGATGATATTCTGAGAACAAATGAAGACCTGGTTGTGAAGAGTAGCTCGAAACTACTGCCCGGACATGTTGAATACTCAAAGCTAGTTGATGCTAATATACAGGATCCATCTAATGGCCCAATAAATTCTGTTCAGTTCCATAGAAATGCTCAGCTCCTTCTTGCTACAGGATTGGACAGAAAGCTTAGATTTTTTCAAATTGATGGCAAACGTAACACCAAGATTCAAAGCATCTTCCTTGAAGATTGCCCCATTCGGAAAGCTTCTTTCTTGCCAGATGGGTCTCAGGTTATCTTATCGGGAAGACGAAAGTTTTTCTATAGTTTTGATTTGGTTAAGGCTAAGGTTGATAAAGTAGGTCCTTTAGTTGGTAGGGAAGAGAAAAGTTTGGAAAATTTTGAGGTATCGCCTGATTCTAAATTAGTAGCTTTTGTGGGTAATGAGGGTTACATTTTATTAGTTTCGACAAAAACAAAGCAATTGGTTAGTACCTTAAAGATGAATGGAACAGTCCGATCCTTAGCTTTTGCAGAAGATGGACAGCAGTTGTTGAGCGGTGGCGGTGATGGCCAGGTTTACCACTGGGATCTGAGAACAATGACTTGCATGCATAAAGGCGTAGATGAAGGCTGCATAAACAGCACAGCTCTTAGTACTTCTCCAGGTGGAAAACTTTTCGCAGCTGGTTCAGACAGCGGAATTGTGAATATTTACAATAGAGAAGAATTCCTCGGGGGCAAGAGGAAGCCTATCAAGACCATTGAGAATTTGACCACTAAAGTAGATTTTATGAAATTCAATCACGACTCTCAAATATTAGCAATCTGTTCAGGCATGAAAAAGAGCAGTTTGAAATTGATACATATCCCGTCATATACTGTGTTTTCCAACTGGCCGCCGCCGAATGCAAGCCTGAGTTACCCCCGTTGTCATGATTTTAGTCCAGGTGGTGGTTTCATGGCTGTAGGAAACTCTGCAGGAAAGGTGTTATTGTACAAGTTGCACCATTACCagcatgcataa
- the LOC107460976 gene encoding CBL-interacting serine/threonine-protein kinase 8 translates to MVVRKVGKYEIGRTIGEGTFAKVKFAQNTETGESVAMKVLDRATIIKHSMVDQIKREISIMKLVRHPYVVRLHEVLASRTKIYIILEFITGGELFDKIIHHGRLSETEARRYFQQLIDGVDYCHSKGVYHRDLKPENLLLDSQGNIKISDFGLSALPEQGVSLLRTTCGTPNYVAPEVLSHKGYNGAVADVWSCGVILYVLLAGYLPFDELDLTTLYSKINKADFSCPSWFPVGAKSLICRILDTNPETRITIEQIRNDEWFQRGYVPVSLQEHEDVNLDDINAAFDDAEEERDIRQSHNEDMGPLLLNAFDLIILSQGLNLASMFDKGQGALKHHTRFISQKPAKVVLSSMEVVAQSMGFKTHIRNFKMRIEGVSANKTSFFSVILEVFEVAPTFYMVDIQKAAGDAGEYLNFYKSFCGNLDDIIWKPYRTSTSLTIESYSVIDYMFICL, encoded by the exons aTGGTGGTTAGGAAAGTAGGGAAGTACGAGATAGGGAGGACGATTGGGGAAGGAACCTTCGCGAAGGTGAAGTTCGCTCAGAACACTGAGACCGGTGAGAGCGTCGCCATGAAAGTTCTTGACCGCGCCACAATCATCAAGCACAGCATGGTGGACCAG ATCAAGAGGGAGATTTCTATTATGAAGCTAGTGAGGCATCCCTATGTTGTTCGCTTGCATGAG gttcTAGCAAGCAGAACGAAGATTTATATCATATTGGAGTTCATTACAGGTGGTGAATTGTTCGATAAAATT ATACATCATGGACGTCTTAGCGAGACTGAAGCTAGAAGATATTTCCAACAGCTTATTGATGGCGTAGATTATTGCCACAGCAAGGGAGTCTATCACAGAGATTTGAAG CCAGAGAATCTTTTACTTGATTCACAAGGcaatataaaaatttcagattttggtTTAAGCGCATTACCAGAACAG GGTGTGAGTCTCCTTCGGACAACTTGTGGCACTCCAAACTATGTAGCCCCCGAG GTACTCAGTCACAAGGGTTACAATGGTGCTGTGGCAGATGTTTGGTCCTGTGGGGTTATCCTCTATGTCCTATTGGCTGGATACCTTCCCTTTGATGAGCTTGATCTAACCACCTTATACAGTAAG ATTAATAAAGCAGACTTTTCATGCCCTTCTTGGTTTCCTGTAGGGGCAAAATCATTGATATGTAGAATTTTGGACACAAATCCTGAAACG CGTATAACCATAGAACAAATAAGAAACGATGAATGGTTTCAGAGGGGCTACGTTCCAGTCAGCCTTCAGGAGCATGAAGATGTAAATCTGGATGACATAAATGCTGCTTTTGATGATGCCGAG GAAGAGAGAGATATTCGTCAAAGCCATAATGAGGACATGGGTCCCTTATTGCTTAATGCATTTGACTTGATCATTCTATCTCAAGGCTTAAACCTTGCATCAATGTTTGACAAGGGACAG GGCGCTCTTAAGCATCACACACGTTTTATATCTCAAAAGCCAGCAAAGGTGGTTTTATCAAGTATGGAAGTTGTGGCCCAATCAATGGGATTTAAGACGCATATTCGCAACTTTAAG ATGAGAATAGAGggtgtctcagcaaataaaacATCTTTTTTCTCGGTTATTCTGGAG GTTTTTGAGGTGGCTCCCACATTTTATATGGTGGACATTCAGAAAGCAGCTGGAGATGCTGGCGAATATCTCAAT TTTTACAAGAGTTTTTGCGGCAATCTTGACGATATAATCTGGAAACCTTATAGAACATCAACTTCTCTCACAATTGAGAGTTATAGTGTTATAGATTATATGTTTATATGTTTGTAG